The proteins below are encoded in one region of Herpetosiphon gulosus:
- a CDS encoding HD domain-containing protein has product MDDLIEDLLAHPKVLETRSHLHHGIAKYEHLMRVTRYSYRIARLLKADVRVCARAALLHDIDSRYGTLENHGAVAARWAEEQGEDFAVCQAIIGHMYPIGPAPMTREGWILSLADKAASLADLTAYVRGLVNGRSQQTKRELQASDPFYRPRRKPKRREQLRKMLDLDV; this is encoded by the coding sequence ATGGATGATTTGATTGAGGATTTACTTGCTCATCCCAAGGTGCTTGAAACCCGCAGCCACCTGCACCATGGGATTGCTAAATACGAACATTTGATGCGAGTTACGCGCTATTCTTACCGAATTGCTCGTTTGCTCAAGGCTGATGTACGGGTTTGCGCTCGTGCTGCCTTACTGCATGATATCGATTCACGCTATGGCACGCTGGAAAATCATGGGGCGGTGGCCGCTCGCTGGGCCGAAGAACAGGGCGAAGATTTTGCTGTCTGCCAAGCGATTATTGGCCATATGTACCCCATCGGCCCTGCTCCGATGACCCGCGAAGGCTGGATTTTATCGCTGGCCGATAAAGCGGCCTCGTTGGCTGATCTAACAGCCTATGTGCGGGGCTTGGTCAATGGCCGCTCGCAACAAACCAAACGCGAACTCCAAGCCAGCGATCCCTTCTATCGCCCGCGCCGCAAGCCCAAACGCCGCGAACAACTGCGCAAAATGCTCGATCTTGATGTTTAG